The following proteins are encoded in a genomic region of Acidobacteriota bacterium:
- a CDS encoding carboxypeptidase regulatory-like domain-containing protein has translation MSKKLLWVVMVVFALGLTATAFAQSSVQTGNLNGTVKDETGAVLPGVTVTITSPAMIVPQLVTQTDEHGFFRFPAIPPGVYQVKFELEGFATLVRKGIVVSLGKTTTLNVTMKVAAVAETITVTGESPVVDKQSTTISVNFTTDLLRHLPSTRSM, from the coding sequence ATGAGTAAAAAATTGTTGTGGGTGGTGATGGTGGTTTTTGCCTTAGGGCTTACCGCCACCGCCTTTGCCCAGAGCTCGGTCCAGACCGGTAACCTGAACGGGACGGTGAAGGATGAGACCGGCGCTGTGCTTCCTGGGGTTACGGTGACCATCACCAGCCCAGCGATGATCGTGCCTCAGCTGGTTACCCAGACCGATGAGCATGGGTTCTTCCGCTTCCCGGCGATTCCTCCTGGTGTTTATCAGGTGAAGTTTGAGCTCGAGGGGTTCGCCACCCTTGTCCGCAAGGGGATCGTCGTCTCATTGGGTAAAACCACTACTCTCAATGTTACGATGAAGGTGGCGGCGGTAGCGGAGACGATAACGGTTACCGGTGAGTCGCCGGTAGTGGATAAGCAGTCGACCACCATCAGTGTGAACTTCACTACTGATCTTCTGCGTCACCTGCCGAGTACTCGGAGTATGT
- a CDS encoding glucose-6-phosphate isomerase (catalyzes the formation of D-fructose 6-phosphate from D-glucose 6-phosphate) — translation MEEKAKEIRYDYQNALHERVGDEGIKGEEIDKNLPLGERLIDEVRRKIKKGEYSFASLPDDDETEEEVRRFALWSGRRFDQVVVIGMGGSALGAIAIDEALAPLSSEFSFRLYPKLIVLKNIDPTITARLAATLDLKRTLFIVISKSGKTVETLANFLSLRKFLIKEKGITKYRENIVVITTKGKGPLFQLAKEEGYQLFFIPEDVGGRFSVLSPVGLLPAALIGVDTKELITGASFIRDRLINLPPSENPAFLFALIHFLLFRKGKRDQVIFPYATTLRGLAYWYRQLLAESLGKRSEQGAPVGQTPVVAIGASDQHSQLQLYLEGPNDKEFLFLEVEDFPEDITLPDVLPHREIPQFLAGRKLSEILTAEKRATELALTKGKRPNTTLIIPEINAFTLGELFLFFELAIVFYAFLLQVNPFDQPAVEEIKRNTASILSLKRPKEGNG, via the coding sequence GTGGAAGAGAAGGCGAAGGAAATAAGATACGATTATCAAAACGCCCTCCACGAAAGGGTGGGCGATGAGGGAATAAAGGGGGAGGAGATCGATAAAAATCTTCCCCTTGGAGAAAGATTAATCGACGAGGTAAGGAGAAAGATCAAAAAAGGGGAATACAGCTTCGCCTCCTTACCCGATGATGATGAGACCGAGGAGGAGGTCCGCCGCTTTGCCCTCTGGTCAGGAAGAAGGTTCGATCAGGTGGTGGTAATCGGGATGGGAGGCTCTGCCCTGGGCGCCATCGCCATAGATGAAGCATTAGCTCCTCTCTCCTCTGAGTTCTCCTTTCGCCTTTATCCTAAGTTGATCGTCCTTAAAAACATAGACCCGACAATAACCGCTCGCCTTGCCGCTACCCTCGACCTCAAGCGAACGCTCTTCATCGTGATAAGCAAATCGGGAAAGACGGTAGAGACCTTAGCTAACTTCCTTTCCTTAAGGAAATTCCTCATAAAAGAAAAAGGGATAACAAAATATCGGGAGAATATCGTAGTCATAACTACCAAAGGGAAAGGACCCCTTTTCCAGCTTGCAAAGGAGGAAGGTTATCAGCTCTTTTTTATCCCCGAGGATGTAGGGGGGAGGTTTTCTGTTCTCTCACCAGTGGGGCTTCTTCCCGCTGCCCTTATCGGCGTCGATACCAAGGAGTTAATCACCGGTGCTTCCTTTATCCGAGATAGATTGATCAACCTCCCTCCCTCGGAAAACCCTGCCTTCCTCTTCGCTCTTATTCACTTCCTCCTCTTTCGCAAGGGGAAACGGGATCAGGTCATCTTCCCCTACGCCACTACCCTCCGTGGACTCGCCTATTGGTACCGTCAGCTCCTTGCCGAGAGCTTGGGGAAAAGGAGCGAACAAGGCGCCCCTGTGGGACAAACGCCAGTGGTAGCGATCGGGGCAAGCGATCAACATTCCCAACTCCAGCTCTACCTCGAGGGACCGAACGACAAGGAATTCCTCTTTCTCGAGGTAGAGGATTTCCCTGAGGATATCACCCTACCCGATGTCCTCCCTCACCGAGAGATCCCCCAGTTCCTTGCCGGAAGGAAGCTCTCGGAGATACTCACCGCGGAAAAGAGGGCGACCGAGCTCGCTCTGACCAAAGGAAAGAGACCAAACACCACCCTAATCATCCCTGAAATAAACGCCTTTACCCTGGGGGAGCTTTTCTTATTCTTCGAACTCGCTATCGTCTTCTACGCCTTCCTTCTCCAGGTTAACCCCTTCGACCAGCCGGCAGTGGAGGAGATAAAGAGGAATACCGCTTCCATCCTCTCATTGAAAAGACCAAAAGAGGGAAATGGCTGA
- a CDS encoding peptidoglycan DD-metalloendopeptidase family protein, whose protein sequence is MKRRAVFVFFLLFSFAFLLFPREEKVSDKEKLRRIKEEIKRLKARYEAALSEEKSILGELERLGVAVELRRAELDRLEVELRINRERQREVRRRITKLRKKIDDEKKLLGRKLVFIYKLGRLSYLRMALSMEEAGGFREGYYYLSFLARRDRELIDRFRRDIALFTRSKRELKEGERRLLALRRETAAKAEEVRKLRKEKEAYLAKVRREQKLTLQAISELMEASRKLEGLVADLSTEGVPPSPPLPFYRFKGLLSWPVLGKVVATFGKVKHPKFNIYLVRKGIDIAAPPGSPVYAVFDGKVIYADWFRGYGNLLIIDHGDKYWTFYGYASKLLVKVGDYVRKGEPVALVGDTGFLSGPSLHFELRHNGVPENPLDWLKPIKERK, encoded by the coding sequence ATGAAGCGGAGGGCGGTTTTCGTTTTTTTCCTTCTGTTCTCTTTTGCCTTTCTTCTTTTCCCTCGAGAGGAGAAGGTATCGGACAAAGAGAAGCTTAGGAGGATAAAGGAGGAGATAAAAAGGCTCAAGGCACGGTATGAGGCGGCTCTTTCCGAGGAAAAAAGCATCCTCGGGGAGCTTGAGCGGTTGGGTGTAGCGGTGGAATTGAGGAGGGCGGAGCTTGATCGCCTCGAGGTGGAGCTTAGGATAAATCGAGAACGACAGAGGGAGGTAAGAAGGAGGATCACTAAGCTGAGGAAGAAGATAGATGATGAGAAGAAGCTTTTAGGAAGGAAGTTGGTCTTTATCTACAAATTGGGCAGGCTCAGCTATCTTCGTATGGCTCTTTCAATGGAGGAGGCAGGAGGTTTTCGAGAGGGCTATTACTACCTTTCCTTCTTAGCCCGTCGGGATAGGGAGCTTATAGATAGGTTTAGGCGGGATATCGCCCTTTTTACCCGTTCGAAAAGGGAGCTTAAGGAGGGAGAGAGAAGGTTGCTCGCCTTGAGAAGGGAGACGGCGGCGAAGGCGGAGGAGGTGAGAAAGCTGCGGAAGGAGAAGGAGGCTTATCTGGCCAAGGTAAGGAGGGAGCAGAAGTTGACCTTGCAAGCGATATCAGAGCTGATGGAGGCATCGCGGAAGCTCGAAGGGTTGGTGGCGGATCTCTCGACCGAGGGGGTTCCCCCCTCACCCCCTCTTCCTTTCTACCGGTTCAAGGGGTTACTCTCCTGGCCCGTTTTGGGGAAGGTCGTCGCCACCTTTGGGAAGGTTAAACACCCCAAGTTCAATATCTATTTGGTGAGAAAGGGAATAGATATCGCAGCACCGCCCGGTTCCCCGGTTTATGCGGTGTTTGATGGGAAGGTGATATATGCTGACTGGTTCCGAGGTTATGGAAACCTCCTAATAATAGACCATGGGGATAAGTATTGGACCTTTTATGGCTATGCCTCGAAGCTTCTGGTCAAGGTTGGTGATTATGTGAGGAAGGGAGAGCCGGTAGCCTTGGTAGGGGATACTGGTTTTCTCTCCGGTCCTTCCCTCCACTTCGAATTGAGGCACAATGGGGTCCCTGAAAACCCTTTGGATTGGCTGAAACCAATTAAGGAGCGTAAATAG
- a CDS encoding divergent polysaccharide deacetylase family protein — protein MAPASRKKRARNSTKRSSIRKKRGKVKGRVKFPFTFTGILLVSLSIAFVLFFFLLFSNREARTEAVFFETQAKIDKLLPSLAKKAGISLALPGRRGEGGVILVRGDFPGNKRRERIVAELRKGLPSSSISLSSRFSRNPNRLIVNIVVGNRVSHRLILKERRNSPLGKRKALGKVALIIDDVGYDIVLLEDLLSSVDCPLAVSVLPHLPYSRESAELAHRLGFEVMLHLPMEPVGYPEKNPGEGAIFIDMSPEEVRWTIEDDLLTVPYAVGVNNHMGSRATEDRDLMRIVFEVLKEKRLFFVDSRTTDYSVAAREGKELGVRVGVRTIFLDKGVNSHNDDVAGNLRRLFSLAEERGKAVGIAHLSITTVQSLKDILPLLNRNGAELVFISEVVE, from the coding sequence TTGGCACCAGCGAGTAGGAAAAAGAGAGCGAGAAATTCTACTAAGAGGAGCTCCATAAGGAAGAAGAGGGGCAAGGTAAAGGGGAGGGTGAAGTTCCCCTTTACTTTCACCGGAATTCTCCTTGTTTCGCTGAGCATCGCCTTTGTCCTTTTCTTTTTCCTCCTTTTTAGTAACAGGGAGGCGAGAACCGAGGCGGTTTTTTTTGAAACGCAGGCGAAGATAGATAAATTACTCCCCTCTTTAGCAAAAAAGGCTGGTATATCTTTAGCCCTTCCCGGGAGAAGGGGGGAGGGTGGGGTTATTTTGGTCAGAGGAGACTTTCCTGGCAATAAAAGGCGGGAAAGGATCGTGGCAGAGCTTAGAAAGGGGCTTCCCTCCTCTTCTATTTCTCTTTCTTCTCGCTTTTCTCGAAACCCCAACCGGCTTATCGTAAATATAGTCGTTGGCAATAGGGTTTCCCACCGCCTTATCTTGAAAGAGAGGAGAAACTCCCCTCTGGGGAAGAGGAAGGCTTTGGGAAAGGTAGCGTTGATAATAGATGATGTGGGCTATGATATCGTCCTTCTTGAGGACCTTCTCAGCTCCGTTGATTGTCCCCTTGCTGTATCCGTTCTCCCTCATCTTCCTTATTCCCGGGAGTCAGCGGAGCTCGCCCATCGGCTTGGCTTTGAGGTGATGCTCCATCTGCCGATGGAGCCGGTTGGTTATCCGGAAAAGAACCCGGGGGAGGGAGCGATCTTCATCGATATGAGCCCCGAGGAGGTGAGGTGGACGATCGAGGATGATCTCCTCACCGTCCCCTATGCGGTAGGGGTGAACAATCATATGGGCTCAAGAGCTACCGAGGATCGGGACCTTATGAGGATAGTGTTTGAGGTATTGAAAGAGAAGAGGCTCTTCTTCGTTGATAGCCGGACCACCGATTATTCGGTTGCCGCCAGGGAGGGAAAAGAGCTCGGGGTTCGCGTTGGGGTGAGGACCATCTTCCTCGATAAGGGGGTCAATTCCCACAACGATGATGTCGCGGGCAACCTCCGGAGGTTGTTCTCCTTAGCCGAGGAGCGGGGAAAGGCTGTTGGTATCGCCCATCTTTCGATAACAACGGTCCAATCTTTAAAGGATATTCTCCCCTTGCTAAACAGAAATGGAGCGGAGCTCGTTTTTATATCAGAGGTGGTTGAATAA
- a CDS encoding twin-arginine translocase TatA/TatE family subunit, whose amino-acid sequence MFGSIGIPELLLIFGIVLLLFGAKKLPEVGRGLGRGIKNFKEALSGTSENKPAEKELERTEEKKGED is encoded by the coding sequence ATGTTTGGTTCGATTGGTATTCCGGAGCTTTTGCTCATTTTCGGTATCGTGCTTCTCCTATTTGGGGCGAAGAAGCTACCCGAAGTGGGTCGCGGCTTGGGCAGAGGGATAAAGAATTTTAAAGAAGCGCTGAGCGGAACTTCCGAGAACAAACCAGCAGAAAAGGAGCTGGAAAGAACTGAAGAAAAGAAGGGAGAAGACTGA
- a CDS encoding PDZ domain-containing protein, with product MLRRYRKQLITITAVVVFFALFGIILGSAGSKAGSYRRLTIITQVIELIKRNYVEKVDLSRLFSAAFYGMAEGLDPESFYLSKAEYRQYQKDMVMPRAGVGLVVAKRSSNSFPEVLRVISGSSANKAGILPGDLVVSIEGRPTREMTLFQVRNLLSGDEGSEVKLTVRRAGAKGEIELSLIRHHLKKERGEKRIIEGKVGYFKIPTFTKGVVANFKKWLRELERDGIDYLVIDLRNASGGSLPDMTRAADFLLERGVILSLRSKGQLIASYRAKKGRFFTGKVEVLINSRTKGIPEAFALALAENNRAEVVGEKSFGDGAVRKAIPLSDGSAIILSVAKFVSPKGVSLPGHGVIPSFSIPLPQAKEVGGSPYELQLTKAVEHLIGTSE from the coding sequence ATGCTTAGAAGGTATCGAAAACAGCTTATTACAATTACTGCGGTAGTGGTCTTCTTCGCCCTTTTTGGGATAATCTTGGGGAGCGCAGGTTCGAAAGCGGGAAGCTACCGCAGACTTACCATCATTACCCAGGTGATTGAGTTGATCAAAAGGAACTATGTGGAAAAGGTCGATCTCAGCCGTCTTTTTTCCGCCGCCTTCTATGGGATGGCTGAGGGGCTCGATCCGGAGAGTTTCTACCTTTCCAAAGCGGAATATCGACAATACCAGAAGGATATGGTTATGCCGCGGGCGGGTGTGGGGCTCGTTGTCGCTAAGAGGAGTAGTAACTCCTTCCCCGAGGTGTTACGGGTTATCTCCGGTTCCTCCGCTAATAAAGCGGGGATCCTTCCTGGAGATTTGGTTGTCTCCATAGAGGGTCGTCCCACCAGGGAGATGACCCTTTTTCAAGTGAGAAACCTCCTTTCTGGGGATGAGGGGAGCGAGGTAAAGCTCACGGTGAGGAGGGCTGGAGCCAAGGGAGAGATCGAATTATCCCTCATTCGCCATCATCTCAAGAAGGAGAGGGGGGAGAAGAGGATCATTGAGGGTAAGGTTGGTTATTTCAAAATCCCCACCTTTACCAAGGGGGTCGTTGCCAATTTTAAGAAGTGGCTTCGTGAATTAGAGAGGGATGGGATCGACTACTTGGTGATAGACTTGAGGAATGCTTCTGGCGGTTCCCTTCCCGATATGACGAGAGCAGCGGATTTCCTTCTTGAGCGAGGGGTAATCCTCTCCCTCAGAAGCAAAGGGCAACTGATAGCCAGCTACCGGGCGAAGAAGGGGAGGTTTTTTACTGGCAAGGTGGAGGTGCTGATAAATAGCCGGACCAAGGGGATACCCGAGGCGTTTGCCCTCGCTCTCGCCGAAAACAATCGGGCGGAGGTGGTGGGGGAAAAGAGCTTCGGTGATGGTGCAGTGAGGAAGGCTATTCCCTTGAGCGATGGTTCCGCCATTATCCTTTCGGTGGCGAAGTTCGTCTCCCCCAAGGGTGTCTCTTTACCGGGGCACGGCGTTATCCCCTCTTTTTCCATCCCTCTTCCCCAGGCTAAGGAGGTAGGGGGATCTCCTTACGAACTTCAGCTGACCAAGGCGGTGGAGCATCTAATTGGCACCAGCGAGTAG